Proteins encoded together in one Acanthopagrus latus isolate v.2019 chromosome 19, fAcaLat1.1, whole genome shotgun sequence window:
- the nrros gene encoding transforming growth factor beta activator LRRC33 — MPGHGLTPILLCLLPMWRILMPVFSHPQHSRCIQKQRTAICNNCELTFVPAGLPDHIEELQLNHNHIQTLQDNTLHYPSLKTLSLACNRLEKIESNTFQDLKLLESLNLAKNKLDAYYQDTSQALKTLPRLRVLDLSENYLDEEMAASLLQNLTSLEYLNLSGNLLLRLDETSFADLWQLKELDLQRNVMFELDGAFNSNHMLQRLNLAFNYLPCLTDFHMTQLVVLNASHNLIEWFISRQDLNDTFQLETLDLTNNRLLFFPFLPSHSHLRHLYLSHNSVKFYEHLVGNDTVLNSATTVEFYNVRKRMNNVTAELWDDSLHGDISSLEILDLRANQVAYFPQGFIQRMPALSRLQMCTNCLETLNLTSEQLSSSLYELDVSNNRLNQIVADEGTMMAFGNLTYINLSLNALESLPSGLFSSLPSLRSVDLSYNNIDICLPEEAETSTETMSSCVDWKNIVSLKQLHLKGCNLHRIPSSAFAGLSLTHLELSDNPGLIVQGAIQSLSRTLQHLGLGNTHIQDFDFSHFRSLTSLNISRNSLAHLPPSLLNLDLTVLDLRDNKLSTIASGEAQALAPKLRTVFLAGNPFNCCQTEWFTTFETTKTIHMVGLSDIECEDSLQTRHRLERPAYLCAVEGGESILWYILLILPMCLFFVGISIIVPLTFKPQLLQKSIKKKCLKPTSY; from the exons ATGCCAGGCCACGGCCTCACTCCCATCCTGCTCTGCTTGTTACCCATGTGGAGAATACTGATGCCGGTCTTCAGTCATCCACAGCACAGCAGATGCATTCAG aaacaaagaacagcCATCTGCAACAATTGCGAGCTCACCTTTGTGCCTGCAGGACTGCCAGACCACATCGAGGAGCTTCAGCTGAACCACAATCACATTCAAACACTACAGGACAACACTCTCCATTACCCCTCACTGAAGACCCTGAGCTTAGCTTGCAATCGTTTGGAAAAAATTGAATCGAACACTTTTCAAGACTTAAAATTGTTAGAAAGCCTCAatttagcaaaaaacaaacttgacgCTTACTACCAAGATACCAGTCAGGCATTAAAGACTCTACCCAGGCTCAGAGTTCTGGATCTCTCTGAGAATTATCTTGATGAGGAGATGGCCGCCTCTCTTCTCCAAAATCTGACATCCCTGGAGTATCTCAATCTTTCCGGAAACCTCCTGCTGAGGCTGGACGAGACCTCGTTCGCAGATCTTTGGCAACTCAAGGAACTCGACCTGCAGAGAAACGTCATGTTCGAGCTCGACGGCGCCTTCAACAGCAATCACATGCTCCAGCGGCTCAACTTGGCCTTCAACTACCTGCCTTGCCTGACGGACTTCCATATGACCCAGCTGGTGGTCCTCAACGCCAGCCACAACTTAATCGAGTGGTTCATCTCTAGACAAGACCTTAACGACACGTTCCAGCTGGAGACGCTCGATCTGACAAACAACAGACTGCTCTTCTTCCCTTTCCTGCCCAGCCACAGCCACTTGCGGCACCTTTACCTATCCCACAACAGTGTTAAGTTCTATGAACACTTGGTCGGCAACGACACAGTCCTGAATTCGGCTACAACAGTCGAATTCTACAATGTGAGGAAGCGCATGAACAACGTGACGGCGGAGCTGTGGGACGACAGCCTTCACGGTGACATCTCCTCCCTGGAGATTTTGGATCTGAGAGCGAACCAGGTGGCGTATTTCCCCCAAGGGTTCATCCAGAGAATGCCTGCCCTGTCCAGACTTCAGATGTGCACAAACTGTCTGGAAACCTTAAATCTGACATCAGAACAGCTCTCTAGCAGCTTGTACGAGTTGGACGTGAGCAACAACAGGCTGAACCAGATTGTAGCGGATGAAGGTACGATGATGGCTTTTGGCAATCTGACGTACATCAACCTGAGCCTGAATGCTCTTGAGTCGTTACCCTCAGggttattttcctctctgccgAGCCTCAGGTCAGTGGATCTCAGCTATAACAACATTGACATTTGCCTCCCTGAGGAAGCTGAGACCAGCACAGAGACAATGTCATCTTGTGTGGATTGGAAAAACATTGTATCCCTAAAGCAGCTTCACCTCAAGGGATGCAACCTACACAGAATCCCATCGTCTGCATTCGCTGGGTTGTCTCTAACGCACTTGGAACTGTCCGACAACCCTGGACTCATCGTCCAAGGAGCAATTCAGAGTCTTAGCAGGACGTTGCAACATCTAGGTTTAGGAAACACTCACATCCAAGACTTTGACTTCTCTCATTTCCGAAGTTTAACATCTCTAAACATTTCAAGGAACTCTCTTGCCCATCTGCCCCCTTCCCTTCTCAATCTTGACCTGACAGTGCTCGATTTGAGGGACAATAAACTGTCCACTATTGCCTCGGGTGAAGCTCAGGCATTAGCCCCAAAACTACGCACAGTCTTCCTGGCAGGAAATCCGTTCAACTGCTGCCAAACAGAGTGGTTCACAACATttgaaacaacaaagacaatCCATATGGTCGGACTGTCAGACATCGAATGTGAGGATTCCCTACAAACGAGGCACAGATTGGAACGCCCCGCATATTTGTGTGCGGTGGAGGGTGGGGAATCTATACTCTGGTACATTCTGCTCATTCTACCTATGTGCCTGTTTTTTGTGGGCATTTCGATTATTGTTCCCCTCACCTTCAAGCCCCAATTGCTACAAAAGTCAATCAAAAAGAAGTGTTTGAAGCCTACATCTTACTGA